A stretch of Methanococcus voltae DNA encodes these proteins:
- a CDS encoding YczE/YyaS/YitT family protein → MNKFILRVITFTIGLFIMAFGITLSVKTNMGISPISCVPYVYSFKLPFTLGELTILFNVLLIILQMIILRRNYRLIHLVQLPVVLVLGIFIDLTMYMFSDVHISNYILQVLLCLFSCVLIGFGVFLEVKSKITYLPGEGLAMAISDTFEKEFGKAKVGVDVSMVAVGIISSFIFLNQLQGIREGTIFAAILVGFFVKLFNKISLSSISNKIWIR, encoded by the coding sequence ATGAATAAATTTATATTACGGGTTATAACGTTTACAATAGGACTTTTCATCATGGCTTTTGGGATAACACTTTCAGTTAAAACTAATATGGGAATTTCTCCAATATCCTGTGTCCCGTATGTATACAGTTTTAAATTGCCTTTCACACTGGGGGAATTAACGATTCTTTTCAACGTTTTACTCATTATTTTACAAATGATTATATTACGTCGTAATTATCGTTTAATACACTTAGTGCAGTTGCCTGTTGTATTAGTTCTTGGTATATTCATTGATTTAACAATGTATATGTTTTCAGATGTGCATATTTCTAATTATATATTGCAAGTGTTATTATGCTTATTTAGCTGTGTTTTAATAGGATTCGGTGTTTTTTTGGAAGTAAAATCGAAGATTACATATCTGCCAGGGGAAGGGTTGGCGATGGCAATTTCTGACACGTTTGAAAAAGAGTTTGGTAAAGCAAAGGTTGGAGTTGACGTTTCAATGGTTGCCGTAGGTATTATAAGTTCTTTCATTTTTTTGAATCAACTACAAGGAATACGTGAAGGAACTATTTTTGCAGCCATATTGGTTGGTTTCTTTGTGAAGTTATTTAACAAAATATCTTTATCCTCAATTAGCAATAAGATTTGGATTAGGTAA